A window of Pyrobaculum aerophilum str. IM2 contains these coding sequences:
- a CDS encoding DMT family transporter, which produces MLWLLPVGILAISSAAILIRLTPADPLAITFWRLAFATLIVLLIGVWRGLELPRGRALAYSIASGLFLAVHFLSWIPSLFLTTVAASTTLVNIHPIFMLALSRRIGERVSGTTVAGVAVAVLGSVLITFSPGGFAGNILAIIGALSFAGYLALGRIIRLSVGTFGYVAVAYGVASLVSLVTAVLLRANLTQYDAHTFLMFLLIASIPMMLGHTVFNYLLGKHRAITIAVSTLGEPVGATLLAVPILGELPRGTVRAELPSVGPLEIPVEAIGIVLTLIGLLFIIREEIKGTD; this is translated from the coding sequence ATGCTCTGGCTACTGCCTGTCGGCATTTTGGCTATTTCGAGCGCCGCTATTTTAATAAGATTAACCCCTGCAGATCCCTTAGCTATTACGTTCTGGAGGCTGGCCTTTGCAACTCTCATCGTCCTCCTCATTGGCGTATGGAGGGGCTTGGAGTTGCCCAGGGGGCGCGCCTTAGCGTATTCAATTGCCTCCGGTTTGTTTTTAGCCGTGCATTTTCTAAGCTGGATCCCTTCTCTGTTTCTAACCACTGTGGCCGCCAGCACCACCCTTGTAAATATTCACCCGATCTTTATGTTGGCCCTATCGCGGAGAATAGGGGAGAGAGTAAGCGGAACTACCGTGGCGGGAGTTGCCGTGGCCGTCTTGGGCAGCGTATTAATTACTTTCTCGCCTGGCGGCTTTGCGGGGAATATACTCGCCATTATAGGCGCGTTGTCTTTTGCTGGGTATTTAGCCCTTGGCCGCATTATCAGGCTGTCTGTAGGGACTTTTGGATACGTCGCCGTGGCGTATGGAGTTGCCTCTTTAGTCTCCTTAGTTACGGCCGTCTTGCTTAGAGCCAATTTGACGCAGTACGACGCGCACACCTTTTTAATGTTCCTCCTAATCGCCTCTATTCCCATGATGTTGGGGCACACAGTTTTTAATTATCTCCTCGGCAAGCACAGGGCAATTACAATAGCAGTAAGCACTCTGGGCGAGCCCGTGGGGGCGACTCTACTCGCAGTTCCAATACTTGGGGAGCTCCCAAGGGGGACCGTCCGCGCCGAGCTTCCCAGCGTAGGCCCTTTAGAAATACCTGTTGAGGCAATAGGCATTGTGTTGACATTAATTGGACTGCTTTTTATCATAAGAGAAGAGATAAAAGGGACGGATTAG
- the nth gene encoding endonuclease III domain-containing protein, whose amino-acid sequence MSELIEIVDRYVELRLNEFIAPVVWRREKNLFKMLVAVVLSQNTSDKNAFKALENLEKQVGTITPQALLELPIEALEELIKPAGMYRQRARNLKALAEAFIQLGLTPERLVEMGPERARELLLSLPGVGKKTADVVLVNLGLPAFPVDTHITRIAKRWGIGEKYDEISRWFMERLPRDKYLDFHLKLIQFGRDVCRARNPKCGQCPIGAKCPSFKSAGRSPVT is encoded by the coding sequence GTGTCTGAATTAATCGAAATAGTGGACAGATATGTCGAGCTGAGGCTTAATGAGTTCATCGCCCCAGTTGTGTGGCGGAGAGAGAAGAACTTGTTCAAAATGCTAGTCGCCGTGGTGCTGAGCCAAAACACCTCCGACAAAAACGCCTTTAAAGCGCTGGAGAATTTAGAGAAGCAAGTAGGGACAATTACGCCGCAAGCCTTGCTGGAATTGCCAATTGAGGCGCTTGAGGAGTTAATCAAGCCGGCAGGCATGTATAGACAACGCGCCCGTAATTTAAAAGCCCTGGCAGAGGCCTTTATTCAGCTGGGCCTAACGCCGGAGAGACTCGTGGAGATGGGCCCCGAGAGGGCTAGGGAATTGCTACTCAGCCTGCCGGGGGTTGGCAAAAAGACGGCAGATGTGGTTCTGGTAAACTTAGGCCTTCCAGCTTTCCCAGTCGACACTCACATCACTAGAATTGCAAAGCGGTGGGGGATAGGCGAGAAGTACGATGAAATAAGCCGTTGGTTTATGGAGAGACTCCCCAGGGATAAATATCTCGATTTTCACCTAAAGCTAATTCAGTTCGGCCGAGATGTGTGCAGAGCCAGGAATCCCAAATGCGGTCAGTGCCCCATCGGCGCGAAATGCCCTTCGTTTAAATCAGCCGGCAGGTCACCGGTCACATAG
- a CDS encoding peroxiredoxin, translating to MKFPEVELQAHTGEVILPARTPKAVVYFFPKAFTQGCTRETIRFNELYEQFKQRGYEVYGVSTDSVETLRKFADRYGVKFKLLSDKGGKLASQLGILRPTGTAERVTYILKEGEVVHVLRGLKSADEHADRALELAQ from the coding sequence ATGAAATTCCCAGAAGTGGAACTACAAGCACACACCGGCGAGGTGATTTTGCCGGCGAGAACGCCTAAGGCAGTGGTGTATTTCTTCCCAAAGGCTTTTACACAGGGATGCACGCGGGAGACTATACGATTTAATGAGCTTTACGAACAGTTCAAGCAGAGGGGATATGAGGTATACGGCGTATCCACAGACAGCGTGGAGACGTTGAGAAAATTCGCCGATAGATACGGCGTTAAGTTCAAACTGCTAAGCGATAAAGGCGGAAAGCTCGCCTCGCAACTCGGCATATTGAGGCCGACGGGAACCGCGGAGCGCGTCACTTATATTCTAAAAGAGGGCGAGGTAGTGCACGTCTTGAGGGGGCTTAAATCTGCCGATGAACACGCAGACCGCGCCCTAGAGCTCGCCCAATGA
- a CDS encoding DsrE/DsrF/DrsH-like family protein, producing the protein MPKLVIMLSDNDIARAYHALVIALSAKSIGYDVHLFATGLGAFIFSKKPKTRLIGLPYLASLYIKWKIRKIGAKSLEELAAECIKSGVKIYVDEPVVKMLGVRPIDGVEAAGSLTFLALAKDAELVLTF; encoded by the coding sequence ATGCCTAAACTAGTCATTATGTTGTCTGATAACGACATAGCAAGGGCTTACCACGCCTTGGTGATAGCCCTGTCAGCTAAGTCAATAGGCTATGACGTGCATCTCTTCGCCACGGGGCTCGGCGCCTTTATATTCAGCAAAAAGCCGAAAACCCGGCTTATTGGCCTGCCGTATCTCGCCTCTTTGTACATAAAGTGGAAAATAAGGAAGATAGGAGCGAAGAGCCTTGAGGAGCTCGCCGCTGAGTGTATTAAAAGCGGCGTAAAGATTTATGTCGACGAACCCGTTGTTAAAATGCTGGGAGTGCGGCCAATAGACGGAGTTGAAGCCGCGGGGTCTTTGACGTTCTTGGCCCTTGCTAAAGATGCAGAGCTTGTCTTGACTTTTTGA